One Actinomadura viridis genomic region harbors:
- a CDS encoding methionyl-tRNA formyltransferase — translation MSEGLRVAVASYGPDQFALLNGVLSKLGHSPVVYFMSRSMRPNEPPEPDILSGMTATIKELPPGIDLLLPSSSADLQPMLSGYEVDLLVVFGFNWRIPSEVLQAPRYGALNIHPSLLPRYRGPSPIPWAVRNGDAELGLTVHRMTEKIDAGPILAQGVVGRLPEVVSPADTWGLVRTGLPVLLERALLMVLAGAQGTAQAEESATYAGFPPPEWEEITWGRSRLDAHHQVRAFRFLHGGSGPVVEIGGHRVRVLRTSLVKQEGLVVDCADGPLWITEYEPM, via the coding sequence ATGAGCGAAGGTCTTCGCGTTGCCGTCGCATCCTATGGTCCAGATCAATTTGCTCTGCTGAACGGCGTGTTGAGCAAGTTGGGACACAGTCCTGTTGTGTACTTCATGAGTCGATCGATGCGTCCGAACGAACCGCCAGAGCCGGACATCCTCTCCGGAATGACCGCTACCATAAAGGAACTTCCGCCAGGTATCGACTTACTCCTACCGAGCAGTTCGGCAGATCTCCAGCCGATGCTCAGCGGCTACGAAGTAGACCTCCTGGTGGTCTTCGGGTTCAACTGGCGAATTCCCTCCGAGGTCCTTCAGGCTCCCCGCTATGGTGCGCTCAATATTCACCCTTCCCTGCTTCCCAGGTATCGTGGCCCATCGCCAATCCCCTGGGCTGTACGAAACGGTGACGCGGAACTGGGCCTGACCGTGCACCGTATGACCGAGAAGATCGACGCGGGCCCGATCCTTGCGCAGGGGGTGGTCGGGCGCCTACCCGAGGTCGTGTCTCCTGCGGATACGTGGGGTCTGGTGCGAACAGGGCTTCCTGTGCTGCTCGAACGAGCTCTCCTGATGGTGCTGGCAGGCGCCCAGGGTACGGCCCAGGCGGAGGAGTCGGCCACGTATGCGGGCTTTCCGCCGCCCGAGTGGGAAGAGATCACGTGGGGGCGGAGCAGGCTGGACGCACATCATCAGGTGCGCGCGTTCAGATTTCTCCACGGCGGCTCTGGTCCTGTCGTGGAGATCGGCGGACACCGCGTCCGCGTCCTTCGGACGAGTCTCGTCAAGCAGGAGGGTCTCGTCGTTGATTGTGCGGACGGTCCGCTCTGGATCACGGAATATGAGCCTATGTGA
- a CDS encoding RDD family protein, with translation MKTTPASTGPLYVPAGTPRSPVPGDRTVRVAASTRRRVIARLLDMLVTLILFMTAMTPAYAFIFLAPDASPGKGMIATIASFWLAMAVWIALRVRLVARWGCTVGQRVAGIRVVRYEDGISPPDRKQARKRRFGSYDEGGRMTQVFWPFSDVWIHIRDKELGRCGHDLNVGTIVVLAQAPPPKTGDGAPSAPASGPHAQIWERRERIRRGLLAALLAVLAVVPFAFIYTVSRPDTDEPVRKPEAAFEADTFYPDEPRFENQLGDRPVAYTRTASRVLNSAAGCLAGAAGSRAREVLERARCEGRIEIAFRTADGVLVSGHVLRFPDEAAAATVERDLPHTGLRFVPGGPIRNPGGASIGQVGHRKRYVVATTAASPEQKDVERKVKDAFMLIHAPALNVIIWS, from the coding sequence ATGAAGACGACCCCCGCGAGCACCGGGCCCCTGTACGTTCCCGCCGGCACGCCACGTTCCCCAGTCCCCGGCGACCGTACGGTCCGCGTGGCGGCGAGCACCCGGCGAAGGGTGATCGCCCGCCTTCTCGACATGCTCGTGACCCTGATCCTGTTCATGACGGCCATGACACCGGCGTACGCGTTCATCTTCTTGGCGCCCGACGCCTCGCCCGGAAAGGGCATGATCGCGACCATCGCCTCGTTCTGGCTGGCCATGGCCGTCTGGATCGCCCTGCGCGTGCGGCTGGTCGCCCGGTGGGGCTGCACGGTCGGCCAGCGCGTCGCCGGGATCCGCGTGGTCCGGTACGAGGACGGGATCAGCCCCCCGGACCGGAAGCAGGCACGCAAGCGCCGTTTCGGCTCGTACGACGAGGGCGGGCGGATGACGCAGGTGTTCTGGCCGTTCAGCGACGTCTGGATTCACATCCGGGACAAGGAACTGGGGCGGTGCGGGCACGACCTCAACGTCGGCACGATCGTCGTCCTGGCCCAGGCCCCTCCGCCGAAGACCGGCGACGGCGCTCCGTCCGCCCCGGCCTCCGGCCCGCACGCCCAGATCTGGGAGCGCCGCGAACGGATCCGCCGCGGCCTCCTCGCCGCGCTCCTCGCCGTCCTCGCGGTCGTGCCGTTCGCCTTCATCTACACGGTCAGCAGGCCGGATACGGACGAGCCGGTCAGGAAGCCCGAGGCCGCGTTCGAGGCCGACACCTTCTATCCGGACGAGCCGCGCTTCGAGAACCAGCTCGGAGATCGGCCGGTGGCCTACACGCGCACGGCATCGCGGGTCCTGAACAGCGCGGCGGGCTGCCTGGCCGGGGCCGCCGGCTCGCGGGCCCGGGAGGTGCTGGAACGGGCACGGTGCGAAGGGCGGATCGAGATCGCGTTCAGGACCGCCGACGGCGTCCTGGTGAGCGGCCACGTACTGCGCTTCCCCGACGAGGCCGCCGCCGCCACGGTGGAACGGGACCTCCCCCACACCGGCCTGCGCTTCGTCCCGGGCGGCCCGATCAGGAACCCCGGCGGCGCCTCCATCGGGCAGGTCGGTCACAGGAAGCGTTACGTCGTGGCCACCACCGCCGCCTCCCCCGAGCAGAAGGACGTGGAGAGGAAGGTGAAGGACGCCTTCATGCTCATCCACGCCCCCGCGCTGAACGTCATCATCTGGTCCTGA
- a CDS encoding DUF6879 family protein yields MSRPLLESAGGEVLSLEDYYADFKENFAAAGEFWKLERGQEFAEPGNASWEAFNHGDWQEAMRLLEEQRADLIDYHSKAAARGLRAHRIRIVTLPLTPYLQWELNALKIRDETGGIIRVLKLEEISGLEEHGPLPEIYTMDDRVMYEAIYDENGVLENARRFTDTELVRRCRDFIIDLWQIGEPIGSFFRREVAHLPPAPSPGTAVRPDYLKVRGRPGPIRS; encoded by the coding sequence ATGAGTAGGCCCCTCCTCGAGAGCGCCGGCGGCGAGGTGCTGAGTCTCGAGGACTACTATGCCGACTTCAAAGAGAACTTCGCCGCCGCCGGTGAATTCTGGAAGCTGGAGCGCGGTCAAGAATTCGCGGAGCCTGGCAATGCCAGCTGGGAAGCGTTCAATCACGGCGACTGGCAAGAAGCGATGCGCCTGCTCGAAGAGCAGCGTGCCGACCTGATCGACTATCATTCGAAGGCTGCCGCTCGCGGGTTGCGGGCTCATCGGATCCGGATCGTCACGTTGCCTCTCACTCCGTATCTCCAGTGGGAGCTGAACGCCTTGAAGATCAGAGACGAGACGGGCGGCATCATCCGCGTTCTCAAGCTGGAAGAGATAAGCGGCCTTGAGGAGCATGGCCCACTGCCGGAGATCTATACGATGGACGACCGGGTCATGTACGAGGCAATATACGATGAGAACGGTGTATTGGAGAATGCTCGCCGGTTCACCGACACAGAGCTCGTGCGACGGTGTCGTGACTTCATCATCGATCTGTGGCAGATCGGAGAACCGATCGGCAGCTTCTTCCGTCGTGAGGTGGCACATCTCCCACCGGCCCCCTCGCCCGGCACTGCCGTCCGACCGGATTATCTGAAGGTGAGAGGTCGTCCGGGCCCGATCCGCTCGTAG
- a CDS encoding RNA polymerase sigma factor, producing the protein MTALAGRHTADAELVDRLRRDPESFTEVYDRYFADVHRYVAGRLDTDAADDVAAETFLVAFRKRARFDPARGALRAWLFGIATRLVAQHRRVEARHYRTLARATAHPSEGSHENRVVTAVTAAGLQPALAAAIAGLTRKERDVLLLVALGDLSHDEVAQALRIPYGTVGSRLNRARGKLRSALAKEIPAHG; encoded by the coding sequence ATGACCGCCCTCGCCGGGCGACATACGGCCGACGCCGAACTCGTCGACCGCCTCCGCCGGGACCCCGAGTCCTTCACCGAGGTCTACGACCGCTACTTCGCCGACGTCCACCGGTACGTCGCCGGGAGGCTGGACACCGACGCCGCGGACGACGTGGCCGCCGAGACCTTCCTCGTGGCGTTCCGCAAGCGGGCCCGGTTCGACCCGGCACGCGGAGCCCTGCGCGCCTGGCTGTTCGGCATCGCGACCCGTCTCGTGGCGCAGCACCGCCGGGTCGAGGCGCGCCACTACAGGACCCTGGCCCGGGCGACGGCCCACCCCTCCGAGGGCAGCCACGAGAACCGGGTCGTCACCGCGGTGACGGCCGCCGGCCTCCAGCCCGCGCTCGCTGCGGCGATCGCCGGGCTGACCCGCAAGGAACGCGACGTCCTCCTGCTCGTCGCCCTGGGCGACCTGAGCCATGACGAGGTCGCCCAGGCCCTGAGGATCCCGTACGGAACCGTCGGCTCACGTCTCAACCGGGCCCGCGGCAAGCTCCGCTCCGCACTCGCCAAGGAGATCCCCGCCCATGGATGA
- a CDS encoding amino acid permease — protein MAVSPGAMGGLLRRKPIEQIDDDSGGSGLTRTLGLWQLTAIGIGGIIGAGIFSLAGAVANEKAGPAVLISFLVAGIASAAAALSYAEFAGMIPKAGSAYTYGYVVLGEFAAWFIGWDLLLEYTAIVAVVAIGISGYFNDLLGFLDVNLPLWMMGAPGTEPKDVAAGSYKVNLFAALLCLLIAYVLNLGMKSAARFETVLVYLKIGIVLLVVVVGVFKIQTSHYSPFFPYGWSGAFTGAATVFFAVFGYDAMSTAAEESHDARRHMPRAIVYSLAISMVLYVLACLVLTGMVDYRDIDTDAAFSSAFESVGMETVGLIIAVGAILGILTVLFTFMMGAARVWFSMSRDGLLPGWFAKTHPTRKVPTRITWLLGAGSALIAGFLPIAEAAELTNIGILLAFIVVCVAVIVLRYRRPDLPREFRTPLMPVVPAVGVVFSIWLITFLQWHTWVRFAAWFAIGLVIYFAYSRRHSLLNRR, from the coding sequence ATGGCCGTGTCCCCAGGGGCGATGGGCGGGCTTCTCCGCCGCAAGCCCATCGAGCAGATCGACGACGACTCCGGGGGATCCGGACTGACCCGCACCCTGGGCCTCTGGCAGCTCACCGCGATCGGCATCGGCGGCATCATCGGCGCGGGCATCTTCTCGCTGGCCGGCGCGGTCGCCAACGAGAAGGCCGGCCCGGCCGTGCTCATCTCGTTCCTGGTCGCCGGGATCGCCAGCGCCGCCGCCGCGCTCTCCTACGCCGAGTTCGCCGGGATGATCCCCAAGGCCGGATCGGCCTACACCTACGGGTACGTGGTCCTGGGCGAGTTCGCCGCCTGGTTCATCGGCTGGGACCTGCTCCTGGAGTACACCGCGATCGTGGCGGTGGTCGCCATCGGCATCTCCGGCTACTTCAACGACCTGCTCGGGTTCCTGGACGTGAACCTGCCGCTGTGGATGATGGGCGCGCCCGGCACCGAACCGAAGGACGTCGCCGCGGGCAGTTACAAGGTCAACCTGTTCGCGGCGCTGCTGTGCCTGCTCATCGCGTACGTGCTCAACCTGGGGATGAAGAGCGCGGCCAGGTTCGAGACCGTGCTGGTCTACCTCAAGATCGGCATCGTGCTGCTGGTCGTCGTGGTCGGCGTCTTCAAGATCCAGACGTCGCACTACTCGCCGTTCTTCCCGTACGGCTGGAGCGGCGCGTTCACCGGCGCGGCCACCGTCTTCTTCGCGGTCTTCGGCTACGACGCGATGTCCACGGCCGCCGAGGAGTCGCACGACGCCCGCAGGCACATGCCCAGGGCCATCGTCTACTCGCTGGCGATCTCGATGGTCCTGTACGTGCTGGCCTGCCTGGTGCTGACCGGCATGGTGGACTACCGCGACATCGACACCGACGCCGCGTTCTCCTCCGCGTTCGAGTCGGTCGGCATGGAGACGGTCGGGCTGATCATCGCGGTGGGCGCCATCCTGGGCATCCTGACCGTGCTGTTCACGTTCATGATGGGCGCCGCCCGGGTGTGGTTCTCGATGAGCCGGGACGGGCTGCTGCCCGGCTGGTTCGCCAAGACCCACCCCACCCGGAAGGTCCCCACCCGGATCACCTGGCTCCTGGGCGCCGGCTCCGCGCTGATCGCCGGGTTCCTGCCGATCGCCGAGGCGGCCGAGCTGACCAACATCGGCATCCTGCTGGCGTTCATCGTGGTCTGCGTCGCCGTGATCGTGCTCCGGTACCGGCGGCCCGACCTGCCCCGCGAGTTCCGCACCCCGCTGATGCCGGTGGTCCCGGCGGTCGGCGTCGTCTTCTCGATCTGGCTGATCACCTTCCTGCAGTGGCACACCTGGGTACGGTTCGCCGCGTGGTTCGCGATCGGCCTGGTGATCTACTTCGCCTACAGCCGCCGCCACTCCCTGCTCAACCGAAGGTGA
- a CDS encoding acyl-CoA thioesterase: protein MNADYAHWVSVPTRWKDNDIYGHVNNVVHYSLMDTAINEWMIRTAGFEPGSAGVIGLCVESHCSYKAEVAFPDTIDLGLRIGRLGNSSVRWEAGLFRSDGTLVAEGHFVHVFVGREDRRPVPVPEAIRTEMLKLVRTGDTA, encoded by the coding sequence GTGAACGCCGACTACGCGCACTGGGTGAGCGTCCCCACACGGTGGAAAGACAACGACATCTACGGCCATGTCAACAATGTCGTCCATTACTCGCTGATGGACACCGCCATCAACGAGTGGATGATCCGGACGGCGGGGTTCGAGCCCGGAAGCGCCGGGGTCATCGGGTTGTGCGTGGAGTCGCACTGCTCCTACAAGGCCGAGGTCGCCTTCCCCGACACCATCGATCTGGGGCTGCGGATCGGCAGGCTCGGCAACTCCAGCGTGCGGTGGGAGGCGGGCCTGTTCCGTTCGGACGGGACGCTGGTGGCCGAGGGGCACTTCGTTCACGTGTTCGTCGGGCGGGAGGATCGCCGGCCGGTGCCCGTGCCCGAGGCCATCCGTACCGAGATGCTGAAGCTGGTGCGAACGGGGGACACGGCATGA
- a CDS encoding zinc-binding dehydrogenase, with translation MSETTRAAVLVESGRPGPYAESAPIEVATLRLDPPGPGELLVRVGAAGLCHSDLSVINGSRPRPLPMALGHEAAGEVVAAGEGAEFRPGDHVVLAFVPACGSCERCVAGRPALCGPGARANGAGTLLGGGMRFTAGDGSRPYHHLGVSAFSEYTVVSSRSAVRVDPDLPYEIAALFGCAVLTGAGAALYSADVKPGDSVAVFGLGGVGLAALLAARAAGAASVVAVDVVASKRELALRLGATHAVAGGGEAVAEVKDLTGGGAEKVIDTTGVVAVLEQAYAATRPGGTTVTVGLPAPGLPVTLPALSLVAEERTLRGSYLGSSVPRRDVPRFIGMYRAGSLPVDGLLSHRLALEEINAGFDRLHGGEAVRQVVTFG, from the coding sequence ATGAGCGAGACGACGCGGGCGGCGGTTCTGGTGGAGTCGGGGCGGCCCGGGCCGTACGCCGAGTCGGCGCCGATCGAGGTCGCCACGTTGCGCCTCGATCCGCCCGGCCCCGGTGAGCTGCTGGTCAGGGTGGGCGCGGCCGGGCTCTGCCACTCGGACCTGTCGGTGATCAACGGGTCGCGTCCGCGCCCGCTGCCGATGGCGCTCGGGCACGAGGCGGCCGGTGAGGTCGTGGCGGCGGGGGAGGGCGCGGAGTTCCGGCCGGGTGACCATGTGGTGCTCGCGTTCGTCCCGGCGTGCGGCAGCTGCGAGCGGTGCGTGGCCGGACGGCCCGCGCTGTGCGGGCCGGGCGCTCGGGCCAACGGCGCGGGCACGCTGCTGGGCGGCGGGATGCGCTTCACCGCCGGCGACGGGAGCCGCCCGTACCACCACCTGGGCGTCTCGGCGTTCTCGGAGTACACGGTGGTGTCGTCGCGTTCGGCGGTGAGGGTCGACCCGGACCTGCCGTACGAGATCGCGGCGCTGTTCGGGTGCGCGGTTCTCACCGGGGCCGGGGCCGCCCTCTACAGCGCGGACGTCAAGCCCGGCGACAGCGTGGCGGTGTTCGGGCTGGGCGGGGTGGGCCTCGCCGCGCTGCTCGCGGCGCGGGCGGCCGGTGCCGCGTCGGTGGTGGCGGTGGACGTCGTCGCGTCCAAGCGGGAGCTGGCGCTGCGGCTGGGCGCCACGCACGCGGTCGCGGGCGGCGGCGAGGCGGTGGCCGAGGTGAAGGACCTCACCGGCGGCGGCGCGGAGAAGGTCATCGACACCACGGGCGTGGTCGCCGTCCTGGAGCAGGCGTACGCGGCGACCCGGCCGGGCGGCACGACGGTCACCGTCGGGCTGCCCGCGCCGGGCCTGCCGGTCACGCTGCCCGCGCTGAGCCTGGTCGCGGAGGAGCGGACGCTGCGCGGCAGCTACCTGGGGTCCAGCGTGCCCCGGCGGGACGTGCCGCGGTTCATCGGCATGTACCGCGCCGGGAGCCTGCCGGTGGACGGGCTGCTGTCGCACCGGCTCGCGCTGGAGGAGATCAACGCCGGGTTCGACCGGCTGCACGGCGGGGAGGCCGTGCGCCAGGTCGTCACCTTCGGTTGA
- a CDS encoding CU044_5270 family protein codes for MDDDLRHVRTLLDKPPPADAVVHAGRDRLAAAVRRRSRRPVWLAAGLTLTAATAATAVAVATLGPAGDVRRPNVTASGPATDGPGPDATATPLDARTVLLAAATKADEQADQAGTYWHSVMLRRDHVRATSSAGDYIAVDERRDEMWTPNRPGLYQWMRRQNLGIRPATPADEAIYKRAGSPTTITFPRGLPLPAGPGKPDISRNKLTGRDAAVFWIGRNVSMKDLRELPTDPKRLKASLLRSYKGHGTESSGTPMGPDLWLFTVAKDLVTHMPVTPQVRGAAFRMLAGLPKVRAVGTVKDAQGRTGTAIGINEDSERGGLQQHRLIVDAAGGRALGEEVIALRPARSTAGLPRGSVVSSTTVVTLEWTHSPPR; via the coding sequence ATGGATGACGACCTGCGGCACGTCCGTACGCTGCTGGACAAGCCCCCGCCCGCCGACGCGGTCGTCCACGCCGGGCGCGACCGGCTCGCCGCCGCCGTACGCCGGCGGTCCCGCCGTCCGGTGTGGCTGGCCGCCGGCCTCACCCTCACCGCCGCCACGGCCGCCACGGCCGTCGCCGTGGCGACTCTGGGCCCCGCGGGTGACGTCCGCCGACCGAACGTGACGGCCTCCGGCCCCGCCACTGACGGCCCCGGCCCGGACGCGACGGCGACGCCCCTGGACGCCCGTACGGTCCTGCTCGCCGCCGCGACGAAGGCGGACGAGCAGGCCGACCAGGCCGGGACGTACTGGCATTCGGTGATGCTGAGGCGCGACCACGTGCGGGCGACCTCCTCCGCCGGCGACTACATCGCCGTGGACGAGCGCCGGGACGAGATGTGGACGCCGAACCGGCCCGGGCTGTACCAGTGGATGCGCAGGCAGAACCTCGGCATCCGCCCCGCGACCCCCGCCGACGAGGCGATCTACAAGCGCGCCGGCTCTCCGACCACCATCACCTTCCCGAGGGGTCTTCCCCTACCCGCCGGGCCGGGAAAGCCGGATATCAGCCGTAACAAGCTCACCGGCAGGGACGCCGCGGTCTTCTGGATCGGCCGCAACGTCAGCATGAAGGACCTGCGCGAACTGCCCACTGACCCGAAGCGGCTGAAGGCCTCCCTGCTGCGCTCGTACAAGGGGCACGGCACCGAGTCGTCCGGCACGCCGATGGGCCCCGACCTGTGGCTGTTCACCGTCGCCAAGGACCTGGTCACCCACATGCCGGTGACCCCGCAGGTCCGGGGTGCGGCGTTCCGGATGCTCGCCGGGCTCCCGAAGGTCCGGGCGGTCGGCACGGTCAAGGACGCTCAGGGCCGGACCGGCACCGCGATCGGGATCAACGAGGACAGCGAGAGGGGCGGCCTCCAGCAACATCGTCTGATCGTCGACGCCGCCGGGGGCCGGGCGCTGGGCGAGGAGGTCATCGCCCTCCGCCCCGCGCGCAGCACGGCCGGCCTTCCCCGCGGCTCGGTGGTGTCCTCCACCACCGTGGTCACGCTGGAGTGGACGCACTCCCCGCCACGCTGA
- a CDS encoding ATP-binding protein has protein sequence MQRPSDDRGESHPQENRADIADVGGSIFQARDISGGISVYNTGTIGRAGAPPRQLPGDISHFINRTAELAALENMLTAAPQGDQVIPRVFVISGSAGVGKTALALRWAHTVRSRFRSGDLYVNLRGYDDGPPQDPASALDRMLRALGMRNADIPRDVEDRAAVFRTLTSDRDILILLDNAVSTSQVRPLLPGSAKPLVIVTSRSTLPALAVRDGATRVHLDTLRKDDALALLKAVSQHGRSDSDAELQELAQLCARLPLALRIAGERAASHPMMRLAELIDDLRDDSLIWDALSLGDDSATEAVRTVFTWSYRALSADAARLFRLLGVNPGTDLSLPAAAALGATPIRATRRALDLLTGAFMVTASAPGRYELHDLLKAYALAEARTTDSSSALQAAIRRLSAWYSATVEQAAGSLSPGDVVHVPVEEPGIPAPLTFAGPATAYDWFELERQNLVATARTALEYQQAEAAWSLSMATSVIHTHHFTFDDWAVMSEVAVAAAQAIGDPLRHAKALDNRGKYFFRRGLLAEARQTFDQALQLRREHGDTRTVSESLNAMGLVCLRQRALGEAIGYFSQAAAGFESVADARWVALTRSNIMEAHLEMGNAAAALTLASGLPETFQRLNDAASYGNVCWLIAWAERIGGDLESAATNIALALGVAEEASNRMWEGFWLIEAARIHRAAGALDEAMNCCVMAASLQRQIGDTGREAMALDCTGEVFQALGNFDDALAFHSHALRMYESVGDVWHVAVSIANLVACHKVRGDTTRARELSARGLKLLQPFNDSRALSLRERLSD, from the coding sequence ATGCAGCGGCCATCAGATGATCGTGGAGAGTCGCACCCGCAGGAGAATCGCGCGGACATCGCAGACGTCGGCGGGAGCATTTTCCAAGCACGGGACATCAGCGGCGGGATCAGCGTCTACAACACCGGCACGATCGGGCGGGCAGGGGCACCGCCACGGCAGCTTCCAGGTGATATATCGCATTTCATCAATCGGACCGCCGAACTGGCGGCGCTCGAGAATATGCTGACGGCCGCTCCGCAGGGCGACCAGGTCATACCGAGGGTGTTCGTCATCTCTGGCTCTGCTGGAGTCGGGAAGACCGCACTGGCTTTACGGTGGGCGCATACAGTGCGTTCCCGTTTCCGGTCCGGTGACCTTTACGTCAACCTCCGCGGTTACGACGACGGGCCTCCTCAAGACCCCGCCTCGGCGCTCGACCGGATGCTGAGAGCACTGGGCATGCGAAATGCGGATATCCCGCGCGACGTCGAGGACCGCGCGGCGGTCTTCAGGACACTCACGTCAGACCGAGACATCCTCATTCTCCTTGACAACGCCGTATCGACAAGCCAGGTCAGACCGCTCCTGCCCGGCTCGGCCAAACCGCTGGTGATCGTGACGAGCCGGAGTACGCTCCCGGCCCTCGCCGTACGAGACGGCGCGACAAGGGTCCATCTCGACACACTTCGCAAGGACGACGCGCTGGCGCTGCTGAAGGCCGTGAGTCAGCACGGGCGAAGCGACAGCGATGCCGAACTCCAGGAACTCGCGCAACTGTGCGCGCGGCTCCCGCTCGCTTTGCGCATCGCAGGGGAGCGCGCCGCGTCCCATCCCATGATGCGGCTCGCTGAGCTGATCGATGACCTGCGTGACGACTCCCTCATCTGGGACGCGCTGAGCCTGGGCGATGATTCGGCTACCGAGGCGGTACGAACCGTCTTCACCTGGTCCTACCGCGCCCTATCAGCAGACGCCGCACGCTTGTTCCGCCTGCTCGGTGTGAATCCGGGTACGGATCTCAGCCTGCCTGCGGCCGCCGCCCTCGGCGCAACGCCCATTCGCGCCACACGCCGCGCGCTTGACCTGCTCACCGGTGCCTTCATGGTGACGGCCTCGGCCCCCGGTAGGTACGAACTCCACGACCTGCTGAAGGCATACGCACTGGCCGAGGCACGTACGACCGACTCCTCCAGCGCACTCCAGGCGGCCATCCGCCGGCTTTCGGCCTGGTACTCCGCGACCGTCGAGCAGGCAGCGGGATCACTCTCCCCTGGCGACGTCGTGCACGTCCCCGTCGAGGAGCCGGGCATCCCAGCGCCGTTGACCTTCGCCGGCCCGGCAACCGCCTATGACTGGTTCGAACTCGAGCGGCAGAACCTCGTGGCGACTGCCCGCACCGCGCTCGAGTACCAGCAAGCCGAAGCGGCCTGGTCGCTCTCGATGGCCACAAGCGTCATCCATACGCACCACTTCACCTTCGATGACTGGGCGGTGATGAGTGAGGTCGCCGTAGCGGCCGCACAAGCCATCGGTGACCCGCTTCGCCACGCGAAGGCACTCGACAACAGAGGGAAGTACTTCTTCCGCAGGGGGCTCCTGGCCGAAGCGCGCCAGACATTTGATCAGGCACTTCAGCTCCGGCGAGAGCACGGCGACACCCGGACGGTCAGCGAATCACTCAATGCCATGGGCCTCGTCTGCCTTCGGCAGCGGGCGTTGGGTGAGGCGATAGGCTATTTCAGCCAGGCCGCAGCCGGATTCGAGTCCGTGGCGGATGCCCGCTGGGTAGCATTGACGCGCTCCAACATCATGGAAGCACATCTCGAGATGGGAAACGCCGCCGCCGCTCTCACTCTGGCTTCCGGCCTACCTGAAACCTTTCAGCGACTGAACGACGCCGCCTCGTATGGAAACGTCTGTTGGCTGATCGCCTGGGCGGAACGAATCGGGGGCGACCTTGAATCCGCTGCAACGAACATCGCTCTGGCGCTAGGTGTCGCGGAAGAGGCGAGCAATCGGATGTGGGAAGGCTTTTGGCTCATCGAGGCAGCCCGCATTCACCGTGCCGCGGGGGCTCTGGACGAGGCGATGAACTGCTGCGTCATGGCGGCCTCACTGCAGAGGCAGATAGGTGATACCGGCAGAGAGGCGATGGCGCTGGACTGTACCGGTGAGGTTTTTCAAGCCCTCGGGAACTTCGATGACGCTCTCGCCTTCCACAGCCATGCCCTTCGCATGTACGAATCCGTTGGGGACGTCTGGCACGTGGCCGTGAGTATCGCGAACCTCGTCGCCTGCCACAAGGTTCGTGGAGACACCACGCGCGCACGTGAGCTGTCCGCACGTGGGCTGAAACTTCTGCAGCCTTTCAATGACAGCCGCGCCCTCAGCCTACGTGAACGGCTCTCGGACTGA